GTCGACGATCTGCTGACCCTGACCCGGTTGGACGCGGGCGAGGCGCTGCATACGGCTCCGCTTGACGTGCGGGCGCTGCTGGCAGGGGTGCTCGACTCGGCCCGCGACCTTGCCCCGCACCTGCTGTTCGTGCTGGACGCGCCGCCTGCCCTGATGCTGGTTGCCAACCGCGAGCGCCTGGAAGGAGCCGTCTGGAACCTGCTGCGAAACGCGGCGGCCCACACCCCGTCTGGAGGCACCGTGACGCTGCGGGCCGTGCCAGACGGCAGTGTGCTGAATCTCAGCGTGCTGAATCCGGCGCAGCTTCCCCCAGAATTTCTGCCGCGCATGTTTGACCGCTTTGCACGCGGCCCAGGTGCGGTGGCGGGCGGTTCCGGGCTAGGGCTTGCCATCGTGCGGGCGGTGGCGCAGGCACACGGAGGCGAGGTCTTTGCCGTGCAGCACACCGAACTGCTGGAAGTGGGCCTGAGGCTGCCGCTGAAAATTGCAGGCTAGAACTCTCGGAACTGCCGTTCCCACTGCCCACTCCCTACTGCCCATTTCGGGCATTCAGCAAACATTCAGCGGCTGGCCGGGTGGCGTTCAGCGGCGACGCGCACACTGCTTCTCGAAGGCAGGTAACACTATGAAACAGACTCAGAACGTCCGCAGCCGCAACTCCGCCATCAAACCCTTCGCCGCCGTCCTGGTGCTGAGTGCCAGCACTGCATTTGCCGCCAGCGGCACGACCACTGCCGCCCCGTCCACCGCTCCGCTCGCACAGACGACCCCGCGTGCAGGCCAGGCCGCGCCGACGGTTCCCGGTCAGGCCACGCCCGGTCAGCCGGGGGAGGGCAACGCCGTCTGCGCTCCTGATCCGATGAAGGGACAGCCCGGCCAGCCCGGCAAGAATGCGGGCGCTGGCAATACCGCTGCCCCCACCGGCACGCCCGCCCCCCTGAAGAACGCCGCTCGCCCCGCCCCCGGCCAGAACGACCCCGCCGCGCTCAACTGCATGCCGCCCCGTCCTCCGCGCCAGGGTGGACACGGCCAGATGCCCGGCGGTCAGATGCAGCCTGGCCAGATGCCCGGCGGTCAGCAGATGCAGCCCGGCCAGATGCCCGGCGGCCCCGGTGGCAGGGACGGTGCAGGGCCAGATGGACAGGGCCAGCCCAACGCAGCCCGCCTTCAGGATGACCTGACCCGCCTGGATGCGCTGCTCGCTCAGACCACCGACCCCAAGGCCAAGAGCTACCTGACCGATGCCCGCATGCTGCTGAAGAGCGGTGACCCCAGCAAGATTCGCGCTGCTCATGATCTGATCCACGCTGCCGCAGCGCTGTCTGCCCCCGCTGCCCCGAAGAACTGAGAACTGCTGAAGACAGATGAGGGCGGAGCGGCCAGAACGGTTGCTCCGCCCTCATCCGTTGACCGGAGGCTGAAACATCGGCGGGCAGTGCAGGTGGAATCAGGGCTGCCCGCACGGCCCCGACGCTACACTGAGATCCGTTTCGGTGCGCCTTTATTCCAGCCCAGCGCTCGCTCTTCGTTGCCAGAAAGTCTCGTTGCCCAATAAGGTGGCCTCATGTCCAGACCCTTCATCACACGGTATGTCCTGCTGCCAGTGCTGTTGCTGGCGCTCGGTTCGGTGGTGGCGCAGGGTCAGATGCCAGGACCGGCGGCAACCGCGCCGCCCGCGCCGCTGGGTGGGCCACCTGTTCGCGGTGGCCCGCCTCCGCCTCATGGCCCACCTGCGTCGCCCCTGGGCTTCGACGAGTCGCGGCGGTATGCAGCCCGGGCTGCGGCGGTGGCGCGTCAGCTTCAGGTGGGCGAGGTGCGGCTGCGTCCAACACCGCAGGGGCCACGTCTGGCGCTGTCGCTCACGTATCTGGGTCGGCCCGTCACGAGTGTGCTGCTGCGGTCCGACCTCAGTTTTGCCGAACTCGGCGGTCTTCCGCTGCTGCCCGATACTGCCGCGCTTCCCAGCATCACCAGTGCAGACCGTAGCACCCTGCAACAGCGCATAGGGGCGCTGGCGGTGTCGGGGCTGGCGGTTGCAACCGGGCCGCAGGTCCATGTGTCGCTGCTGTCGAAGGGTGCTGCCGTCGCCGACCTGCGCTTTGACCGTGCCAGTGGCGTGCTGTTGGCCGAGCCGCCTGACCGGGGAAGGGGAGGACCAAAGAACGACGGGCCACCTCGCGTTCTGAATTCCGGTCGTGTCGGCGGAGCAGGTGAAACGGAAAAACAGTGAAGTGCCGCAGTCAGGGGCAGGAGGGCAACAGGGCTACCAGTTTTTCTTTTCAAGGCCCTTGCCCTGCGCCGTAGTGTTGACTTGATCTAACGAACGATCCTTGTGATGTCAGGGCAGCACGTCGGCATACAGATCGACGCGGCTGCCGGGTTTCACGTCGCTTCTGGGCATCACGGCGATAACGGCGCTGTTGCCGCCGCGTGCCGCCAGTTTGGTCAGGAGGGCATACAGCGCGTCGGTGTTCAGGCCACTGTTGCCGTTCAGCACGTACTCTGGCGGCACGCCCCGGTGTGTCAGATCGACGAAAGCGTCCTGCACGAGGTCCTGCACCTGCGACCGCAGGTTCTCCTCACCGCTCTGAAGGCTCACGGTAGTCTGACGGATGACGCTGCCACGTGGGTAGAGCAGCGCATTCTCGCGGGCGTCACAGGCCAGATCGACCTGGAAGCCTGCGGCAGCGTTGGAAGCGGCGCGGCACAGCACGAAGGTGCTGGTGTTCAGGCCGCGCAGGGTGGCTTCCAGACTGCTGCGCGAGGACGGAGCCAGCAGCACCGGGGGTGTGCCGCGTGCGCCCCTGATGGACGCTGCCACGCCAGCCTGCTCCAGAAAGCTGTCGAGGTTGCGAACGGTCGGCACCACCCCGCCGTACACGATGCTGTTTTTGGTGTAGCTCAGTTCGGTGTTGCGGCTGGCACTCAGCTCGGTGGTGGCGCGGCTGTATTCGTCTTCCAGGCTTTTCACACTGGCCTGCGAACTGCTCAGACTGCGCCTCAGGGTGTCGTTGTCGTTCTTCAGCGCCATCGCCTGTCCCTGGAGGTCGGTCACCGTCTGCTTCAGGTTGGCTACGTCGCGGCTGATGCTGTCGCGCTGTTTGCTCAGGGCGTCACGCTGGGCCTGTGCCGCCTGGGCCTGGGCCTGTGCCTGCTGTGCCTGAATCTGGGCCTGTGCCGCCTGCGCCTGTGCCTGCTTCGACTGTGCGCTGGCCTGATCGACCTGCGCCTGCGCCTGTTGAAGTTTCGCCTGCACCTGCTTCAGCTGTGCCTGCGTCTGGGTGGTCTGTGCCTGCGCCTGCTGCCCCTGAAGCTGTGCCTGTTGCAGTTTTGCCTGTGCCTGCTGAAGTTGTGTTCTGGCCTGCGTGGTCTGTGCCTGCGCCTGGGTGGTCTGCGCCCGTGCCTGAGCTGCCTGCGTGGTGGCCTGGTCTGCCTGCGCCTGTGCCTGCCGGGTCTGGGCGCTCGCCTGCACCGCCTGAGCGCGGGCCGCCTGTGCCAGTGCCTGCGCCTCGTTGCGCTGCTCGGCTGCCGTGTCGCGCTCCAGCACCACACTGGCACGTGCGGTATCCAGTTTGACGAGCTGTGCCTGAAGGTCGGTCACACGTTCCTGGGCATTCCGGGCGCGGTTCTGTGCCTGAATATTCTGGGCATCGAGCGCCGCGATCTTGCGCTGCACCTCGGCAAGCTGGGTGTTCAGGTCGCTGGCCCGCATCTGCGCTTCTTGCAGCCGCGTCTGCGAGGCCGTGAGGGTGAGCTGGTTCTGGGTGGCCTGCGCTTCCAGCCGGGTTTTCAGAGCCGTCAGCGCCTCGACACGTGTTTGCAGCGTCTCGGTCTGTGTTTTCAGTTGCAGCGCCTGGGTTCTCAGCGCTCCGGTGGCACGCTGCGCCGTATCGAGTTCCTTGCGGGCCACCAGCAGTTCGCCCCTGGCCTTCAGGTTCTCCATGCGGGCCTGCTCGGCGCGGGTGTTGGCGCTGTCGCGTTCCTGTTGTGCCGCCGTCAGGTCGCTCTGTACGGTTTTTACGTCGCGTTTCAGGCCGGTCAGCTCTTTGCGGAGTACGTCGGCCTGTTCGATGTTACGGATCGCCTGCCGATTCAGGGCGAAAAAGGCCAGCATGCTCGCCAGACTGATGACCATGCCCGACGCCACTGCCACGATCAGCGCGGTGGTCTTGGGGCGCAGTCCGAACAGCCGCAGATGGCTGCGTCCGGTTCGCCGCGCGATGTTGTCGGCGGCGTAGGCAACGAAGCCCGCCAACAGCACCACGAATGCGAGAAATGCGAGCAGCATGGTGTTCAGAATACTCGGTCGCGCTCACAGGTGCATTACAGAGGTTGCATTCTGCCGGATGTGGGCAGGCGTGCTGCCGACTGTGCCCGCGTTCGCTCCAGCGCTGTTAAACGCGGTCACGGCAAGTCGGGAGGACGAACGGCGTTCCTGCTGACTTGCCGCTCTCTAATACTCCCTCTTTTTTTACTGACACCTTAGCTGATTCGTTTGAGTGTGCAGTTTTGCAGCTTATCTTTAATACCCGTATTGACGTAAGCCCGCGAATTTGCTAGAGCATCGCTCATACTGCCGAAATAAGCGCCACTCAGAATCTGCCCCACCTGAACTTTTCCAGGCTGCTGAATATAACAGATATCAGTGGTTTGTGGAACCAATGATATCTGTGAAACATTGATAAATTCAGGGTCTGAATCGACGGGATCGTACCAGAAAGTGGTCAGGTACGGTTTTCCGACGACAGTGGAACTGCTCGAATAGGCAGGATATTTAACAGTTCGGTCACGGGCGGGAACAGTCAGGGTCAGCACCGTTCCTGCCGGAGTTCCCATCTCCCAGACCTGACCGGGCGCAAAGACCGGGTCTTCCATCATCTGATTTTGCAATGCGGGGGCACAACCGACCATCACCGTGCCGATCAGTAAAGGAAGCAGCAGTTTTGTAAGTGTCATGAAGTCAGTGTAAGTGCCTACCCCTCTGCTGTCCCGGCACCTGCGCCGCCTTCCCCGCTCTGCTGAAACCGCGATTCAATCGCCCGTGCGTGGGCTTCCAGCCCCTCGGTGCGGGCCAGCAGCGCTGCCGCCGGGCCGATTCTGCCGAGGGTGGCGGCATTCACGCCCACCACCGAGATGATGTTCTGGAAGTCGCGCACATTGACCGGCGACATGAAGCGGGCGGTGCCCCCAGTCGGCATGACGTGGCTCGGCCCGGCCAGATAGTCGCCCAGCGCTTCCATGCTGCTTTCCCCCACAAACACGCCGCCCGCCCGCTGCACTCCGCCCAGCAGCGCCCACGGGTCGCGGGTCAGCAGGCACAGGTGCTCGGGGGCGTACAGGTTCGACAGTTCCAGCCCTTCCTCCAGTGTGTCGGCCAGCACGATCTTCATGCGGGCCTCCACGCTGTCGCGTGCCCAGCTCCGGTTGGGTTCGGGCAGCGCTTCGAGCTGTCCATTCAGCTCGGCCTGAACCGCCACCAGCAGTTCGCGTGACGTGCTCACCAGCACGGGTTCTGCGCCCAGATGCTCGGCCTGCGCCAGCAGATCGGCGGCCACGTAGCGCGGATCGGCGCTGTCGTCGGCCAGCACCAGCGTCTCGGTCGGGCCGGGCAGGCTCTCAATACCCACCTGCCCGAACACCATGCGCTTGGCGATCACCACGAACAGGTTGCCGGGGCCAGCGATCTTGTCCACGCCCGGCACCGAGTCTGTGCCGTAGGCGAGTGCGCCGATAGCCTGTGCGCCGCCCAGCCGGAACACCCGCGACACCCCGATCAGACGGGCGGCCACCAGAATCGCCGGGTGAATGTTGCCGTGTTTGTCGGGCGGCGTGGTCACGATGATCTCGGGCACGCCCGCCACCTGTGCCGGAATCGCCGTGTGAATGAGTGTGCTGACCAGCGGAGCCAGACCGCCCGGCACATACACGCCCACCCGTGACAGCGGGCGAATCAGTTGTCCCAGCGCTCCGTCGGGGCCGTGTTCCAGAAAGCCGTGAGCGGGCTGCTGACGGTAAAAGGCCCGCACCCGCGAAATCGCCAGTTCCAGCGCACTCAGCAGTTCCGGCGCGACGGTGGCGGCCTCCAGTTCCTCGGCGCTCACTTCCAGCGCCTGCGGCCTGTACCCGTCGAGGCGTTCGGTCCAGTCGTATAGCGCCGCGTCACCCCTGGCCTTCACGTCGTTCAGGATGCGCTCGACGACCTGTTCGGGCGTCAGGCGTTCGCCGTACAGCCGCTCATTGCGCTCCAGCACGCTCTCGGGAACGGGA
Above is a window of Deinococcus ruber DNA encoding:
- a CDS encoding DUF3084 domain-containing protein; the encoded protein is MLLAFLAFVVLLAGFVAYAADNIARRTGRSHLRLFGLRPKTTALIVAVASGMVISLASMLAFFALNRQAIRNIEQADVLRKELTGLKRDVKTVQSDLTAAQQERDSANTRAEQARMENLKARGELLVARKELDTAQRATGALRTQALQLKTQTETLQTRVEALTALKTRLEAQATQNQLTLTASQTRLQEAQMRASDLNTQLAEVQRKIAALDAQNIQAQNRARNAQERVTDLQAQLVKLDTARASVVLERDTAAEQRNEAQALAQAARAQAVQASAQTRQAQAQADQATTQAAQARAQTTQAQAQTTQARTQLQQAQAKLQQAQLQGQQAQAQTTQTQAQLKQVQAKLQQAQAQVDQASAQSKQAQAQAAQAQIQAQQAQAQAQAAQAQRDALSKQRDSISRDVANLKQTVTDLQGQAMALKNDNDTLRRSLSSSQASVKSLEDEYSRATTELSASRNTELSYTKNSIVYGGVVPTVRNLDSFLEQAGVAASIRGARGTPPVLLAPSSRSSLEATLRGLNTSTFVLCRAASNAAAGFQVDLACDARENALLYPRGSVIRQTTVSLQSGEENLRSQVQDLVQDAFVDLTHRGVPPEYVLNGNSGLNTDALYALLTKLAARGGNSAVIAVMPRSDVKPGSRVDLYADVLP
- the hisD gene encoding histidinol dehydrogenase; translated protein: MNILKGPEARRALQRQFSEIPVPESVLERNERLYGERLTPEQVVERILNDVKARGDAALYDWTERLDGYRPQALEVSAEELEAATVAPELLSALELAISRVRAFYRQQPAHGFLEHGPDGALGQLIRPLSRVGVYVPGGLAPLVSTLIHTAIPAQVAGVPEIIVTTPPDKHGNIHPAILVAARLIGVSRVFRLGGAQAIGALAYGTDSVPGVDKIAGPGNLFVVIAKRMVFGQVGIESLPGPTETLVLADDSADPRYVAADLLAQAEHLGAEPVLVSTSRELLVAVQAELNGQLEALPEPNRSWARDSVEARMKIVLADTLEEGLELSNLYAPEHLCLLTRDPWALLGGVQRAGGVFVGESSMEALGDYLAGPSHVMPTGGTARFMSPVNVRDFQNIISVVGVNAATLGRIGPAAALLARTEGLEAHARAIESRFQQSGEGGAGAGTAEG